In Zobellia roscoffensis, the following are encoded in one genomic region:
- a CDS encoding P-loop NTPase family protein, producing MKTTQTLSLASQNLIQAITNQNISGDLNQKALSNLNKKHLWPLFLRKFESITKSKFHQTPESLANISCLFHYFLMDEKFLNHPNIRKDLSEPSFTKGLLIIGGYGVGKTAYMRALEESFKALKIYAFKTCSTNSVVQRFEECGTHEDKVSLRKDFQRGILLFDDLNSERVANHYGKVDVMKETLEERYMLNKLTHITMNYLEQHENDVEATLMSIGQRYGSRVYDRLFEMFNIVVFNGKSFRK from the coding sequence ATGAAAACTACACAAACACTATCATTGGCTTCGCAAAATTTGATACAAGCAATAACCAATCAAAATATATCAGGTGACCTAAATCAAAAAGCTCTTAGTAATCTGAACAAAAAGCACCTCTGGCCACTATTTCTTAGAAAATTTGAATCAATAACTAAAAGTAAATTCCATCAAACCCCAGAATCTCTTGCAAACATTAGTTGCTTGTTTCATTATTTTTTAATGGATGAAAAGTTTTTAAATCATCCAAACATTAGAAAAGACTTATCAGAACCATCATTCACAAAAGGCTTGTTAATAATTGGTGGTTATGGAGTTGGAAAGACGGCCTATATGCGAGCCCTCGAAGAAAGTTTCAAGGCTCTGAAAATTTATGCTTTTAAGACCTGTTCTACCAATAGTGTGGTCCAAAGATTTGAAGAATGTGGTACTCATGAAGATAAAGTCTCTCTAAGAAAAGATTTTCAGAGAGGCATTCTCCTCTTCGACGACCTTAACTCTGAACGCGTTGCCAATCACTATGGAAAGGTTGACGTTATGAAGGAAACACTAGAAGAGCGATATATGCTAAATAAACTTACCCATATCACTATGAACTATCTTGAACAACATGAAAATGACGTAGAAGCAACCCTAATGTCAATAGGCCAAAGGTATGGAAGTAGAGTATATGACAGATTATTTGAAATGTTCAATATTGTGGTGTTCAATGGTAAAAGTTTCAGGAAATAG
- a CDS encoding helix-turn-helix domain-containing protein, with protein sequence MHSNQNKFYQIVPETQTTDIISGLVKAITPLLSKTQERPTDDFEELFTVDETLKFLKCSKQALWNWRKNGILPSYRLGNRVYYKKSDIFAKLIKQE encoded by the coding sequence ATGCATTCTAATCAGAACAAATTCTATCAAATCGTTCCCGAGACACAAACGACAGATATTATTTCTGGACTGGTAAAAGCAATAACACCTCTCTTAAGTAAAACTCAAGAAAGGCCAACCGATGATTTCGAAGAACTGTTCACAGTTGACGAAACTTTAAAGTTTCTTAAATGCTCCAAACAAGCGTTATGGAACTGGAGGAAAAATGGTATCCTCCCATCTTATAGATTGGGTAATAGGGTATACTACAAGAAGAGTGACATTTTTGCAAAACTTATCAAACAAGAATAG
- a CDS encoding tyrosine-type recombinase/integrase encodes MDKYINSTTGTVRFILKDPKSDRACPIIFNFSFGRGKRLRCATGFKVHPKNWDSKNQRIRAISTIANREEVNARLRDIESLFLKRVSFYHNQGKNIDRTFLKQIYANLKNRIENDLEDNKVNFFSYVDGFTDDKQRHIDKTKTIPLSKITLRAYKQTIKKLKAYSKSHNPNLDFDSINLEFYYSFIHYLENTGLSLNTIGKHLKNLIAILNRATEEGVNTNLAYQHREFRRVSENTTSIYLTAQEIDKLERKDLSDKPLHERARDIFLIGYYTGQRVSDYNGLSVNNIRNFEGRDVFEIIQKKTSKTVYIPIHPKLKAIFKKRYKGKMPSKMPEQLINKYIKEIAQSVKIKEDVYVTKTIGGKKITEPIKKHKLIGTHTARRSFCTNAYLSKMPVIDIMAVSGHTTEKEFYKYIKVSSQERAVKIADSAFFQ; translated from the coding sequence ATGGATAAGTATATTAATTCTACGACAGGCACTGTTCGTTTCATTCTAAAAGACCCAAAATCTGATAGGGCTTGTCCCATAATATTTAACTTTAGTTTTGGTAGAGGTAAGAGATTAAGATGCGCTACAGGCTTTAAGGTTCACCCAAAAAATTGGGACTCTAAAAATCAAAGAATCAGAGCGATTTCTACAATTGCAAACAGAGAAGAAGTAAATGCACGGCTGAGAGATATAGAGAGCTTATTTTTAAAAAGAGTTTCCTTCTACCATAATCAAGGCAAAAATATTGATCGGACTTTTCTTAAACAGATTTATGCCAATCTTAAAAACAGAATTGAAAATGATTTAGAAGACAACAAGGTGAATTTCTTTTCTTACGTTGATGGGTTTACAGATGATAAACAGAGACATATAGACAAGACCAAAACAATCCCTCTAAGTAAAATAACCCTAAGAGCCTATAAGCAAACAATTAAGAAGCTGAAGGCGTACAGTAAATCACACAATCCCAACTTAGATTTTGACAGTATCAACCTTGAGTTTTACTACTCGTTTATACACTATCTAGAAAACACAGGGCTTTCTCTAAACACCATTGGCAAGCATTTAAAAAATCTCATAGCAATTTTGAACAGGGCAACAGAAGAGGGTGTAAATACTAACTTAGCTTATCAACATCGTGAGTTTAGAAGGGTTTCCGAGAATACTACTTCTATTTATCTTACCGCTCAAGAAATTGATAAATTAGAAAGGAAAGACCTATCCGACAAACCCCTTCACGAAAGAGCTAGAGATATATTTTTGATAGGTTATTATACTGGCCAAAGAGTATCTGATTACAATGGTTTGAGTGTAAACAACATTAGAAATTTTGAAGGGAGAGATGTTTTCGAAATTATACAAAAGAAGACCTCAAAAACCGTATACATTCCAATACACCCAAAACTTAAAGCTATATTCAAAAAGCGGTATAAAGGTAAAATGCCCAGTAAAATGCCAGAACAATTAATAAATAAATATATCAAAGAAATTGCTCAGTCAGTTAAAATTAAAGAAGACGTATACGTCACAAAAACTATTGGAGGAAAAAAAATCACAGAACCAATAAAAAAACATAAGCTAATAGGTACACATACAGCCAGAAGGTCTTTTTGCACTAATGCGTACCTCTCAAAAATGCCTGTTATAGATATTATGGCCGTTAGTGGCCATACAACCGAAAAAGAATTCTACAAGTATATTAAGGTCTCTTCACAAGAAAGAGCTGTTAAAATAGCCGATTCGGCCTTCTTTCAATAA
- a CDS encoding DUF1801 domain-containing protein, whose amino-acid sequence MNPKVDEFLNGLDQWQEELSGLRELILDCQLVEEFKWMHPCYTYKGKNIVLIHGFKNYCALLFNKGALLQNVEQILIQQTRNTQAARQIRFTNLTQIEEQKAIIKQYILEAIEVEKLGLKVKTKMVSEYETPVELEQKFKENLEFKEAFKNLSPGRQKGYLLYFSKAKQSATRISRIEKSTERILGEFGLNDCTCGRSKRMPNCDGSHNK is encoded by the coding sequence ATGAACCCAAAAGTAGATGAGTTTCTAAATGGTCTGGACCAATGGCAAGAAGAACTATCCGGACTGCGCGAGTTAATTCTGGATTGTCAATTGGTGGAGGAATTCAAATGGATGCATCCATGTTACACCTATAAAGGTAAAAACATTGTACTTATTCATGGCTTCAAGAACTATTGCGCGCTCCTTTTCAATAAGGGGGCGTTACTGCAGAATGTTGAGCAAATTTTGATTCAGCAAACCAGGAACACACAGGCTGCAAGACAAATTAGGTTTACGAACCTTACCCAAATAGAAGAGCAAAAAGCCATCATCAAACAATATATTCTTGAGGCGATAGAAGTTGAAAAACTAGGACTCAAAGTCAAAACGAAAATGGTTTCAGAATATGAAACTCCTGTTGAGTTAGAACAGAAATTCAAAGAGAACCTCGAGTTTAAAGAAGCTTTTAAAAACCTGAGCCCGGGAAGGCAAAAAGGCTATTTACTATATTTTTCAAAGGCAAAGCAATCTGCTACACGAATATCTAGAATTGAAAAAAGCACGGAACGGATATTAGGCGAATTTGGTCTGAATGATTGTACTTGCGGTCGTTCCAAACGAATGCCCAATTGTGATGGGTCGCATAATAAATAG
- a CDS encoding helix-turn-helix domain-containing protein encodes MSETFYIKNMVCNRCIASVLDIFAKENYTVESIELGKVNAVADDKSSKANLANDLKETGFELIDNETETLVEQIKVKLISKIESGEMEHLFQSLAEEFGKTETALSKLFSKSEGVTLEKYTINLKIEKVKEYIQLGQLNFSEIAYTLNYKTSSHLARQFKNSTGMSMSAYKNLESWNRKTLDQIV; translated from the coding sequence ATGAGTGAAACATTCTACATAAAGAACATGGTCTGTAACCGTTGTATCGCTTCGGTTTTGGATATTTTTGCCAAGGAAAACTACACGGTGGAATCCATAGAATTAGGCAAAGTAAACGCCGTTGCAGATGATAAAAGTAGCAAGGCCAATTTGGCCAATGATTTGAAGGAAACAGGATTTGAGCTTATCGATAACGAAACTGAAACACTTGTTGAGCAGATAAAAGTAAAATTGATAAGTAAAATAGAATCCGGGGAAATGGAACACCTCTTTCAATCGTTAGCGGAAGAATTTGGCAAGACCGAAACAGCTTTGAGCAAGTTGTTCAGCAAATCTGAGGGCGTAACCTTAGAAAAATACACCATCAACCTAAAAATTGAAAAAGTAAAAGAATACATTCAGTTGGGACAGCTTAATTTCTCCGAAATAGCCTATACCCTAAACTATAAAACCAGTAGCCACTTGGCACGGCAGTTCAAAAATTCCACCGGAATGTCCATGAGCGCATACAAAAACCTAGAAAGCTGGAATAGAAAGACCTTGGACCAAATTGTATAA
- a CDS encoding heavy metal translocating P-type ATPase, whose amino-acid sequence MTHTYHIHGMTCNGCRGHVEQILSKVAGVTNASVNLEKAEAVIEMESHITLDTFQQALKDDGGSYSIHNLGEGPRHEAAEKPKPQGKGTGTFYCPMHCEGDKTYDEAGDCPVCGMDLVEEQNLNATSSEKWTCPMHPEVIRDEPGSCPICGMDLVPMEPDLSAEEKTYKKLINKFWLALGFTLPIFIIAMSEMIPNNPLYALMEQKWWNWIQLGLSIPVVFYATWMFFERAYRSVKTWNLNMFTLIGIGAGVAWLFSVFGMLFPDFFPPQFKTETDAVHVYFEAATVILTLVLMGQVLEARAHSKTNSAVKELLKLAPNKAVRVVDGKEEEVAIDQIQKGDVLRVKPGEKIPVDGFIVEGTTTVDESMISGEPLPVNKAEKDEVSSGTINGNQSFLMKAEKVGSETLLSQIVHMVNDASRSRAPIQKLADTVSSYFVPAVVLISIITFLVWAIWGPEPAYVYALVNAIAVLIIACPCALGLATPMSVMVGVGKGAQNGVLVKNAEALEKMYKVDMLIVDKTGTITEGKPTVEAIGTFKGEYSEKEILQLIASLNSSSEHPLAEATVTYGKEQGVEILKTDSFNAVTGKGVEGKIEGKKVALGNLKMMEHAKASLGANLKHEANEQQKKGKTVSYLSVGEQVVGYVVIGDKIKGTSAQAIQVLQEKGIAVVMLTGDNHDTAKAVAKELKLADFKAGMLPEDKLNEVKRLQEQGKVVAMAGDGINDAPALAKSDVGIAMGTGTDVAIESAMITLVKGDLHGIVKARNLSEAVMKSIRQNLFFALIYNTVGIPIAAGVLFPVFGLLLSPMIAALAMSFSSVSVIANALRLRTVKIDS is encoded by the coding sequence ATGACACATACCTATCATATACACGGAATGACATGCAACGGATGTCGCGGCCATGTAGAACAAATACTATCAAAGGTAGCGGGCGTGACCAATGCTTCTGTAAATTTAGAAAAAGCAGAAGCCGTCATTGAGATGGAATCTCATATTACTTTAGATACTTTTCAACAGGCGCTAAAAGATGATGGCGGTTCATACAGTATTCATAATCTAGGGGAAGGTCCACGCCATGAGGCAGCTGAAAAACCCAAACCGCAGGGCAAGGGTACCGGCACTTTCTATTGCCCCATGCATTGTGAAGGTGATAAGACCTATGATGAAGCAGGTGATTGTCCTGTTTGTGGAATGGATTTAGTGGAAGAGCAAAATTTAAATGCGACATCTTCCGAGAAATGGACATGCCCCATGCACCCAGAAGTTATCCGTGATGAACCGGGAAGTTGCCCTATTTGCGGTATGGATTTGGTACCTATGGAACCCGACCTTTCCGCAGAAGAGAAAACGTATAAAAAGCTCATAAACAAATTCTGGCTGGCACTTGGCTTTACGCTACCCATCTTTATCATTGCTATGAGCGAGATGATTCCGAACAATCCGCTATATGCTCTTATGGAACAAAAATGGTGGAACTGGATACAGTTGGGACTTTCTATTCCCGTTGTGTTCTATGCCACGTGGATGTTTTTTGAACGCGCCTACCGAAGTGTAAAAACATGGAACCTGAATATGTTTACCCTTATCGGCATTGGTGCCGGGGTGGCGTGGCTTTTTAGTGTATTCGGAATGTTGTTTCCAGACTTTTTTCCACCACAGTTCAAAACGGAAACAGATGCGGTGCACGTCTATTTTGAGGCAGCAACGGTCATACTTACTTTAGTGTTGATGGGCCAAGTGTTGGAGGCGCGGGCACATAGCAAAACCAATTCCGCCGTAAAAGAATTGTTGAAGTTAGCACCCAATAAAGCGGTACGCGTTGTTGACGGAAAAGAGGAAGAAGTTGCTATAGACCAAATCCAAAAAGGCGATGTGCTTCGTGTAAAACCAGGAGAGAAAATCCCGGTAGATGGTTTTATTGTTGAGGGAACGACCACAGTAGATGAATCTATGATTTCTGGGGAACCGCTTCCCGTAAATAAGGCGGAGAAAGATGAGGTCAGCAGCGGTACCATAAATGGCAACCAATCCTTTTTAATGAAGGCGGAAAAAGTGGGGAGTGAGACGCTGTTATCTCAAATTGTTCATATGGTTAACGATGCTAGCCGAAGCCGCGCTCCCATACAGAAATTGGCAGATACGGTGTCCAGTTATTTTGTACCTGCTGTGGTGCTTATTTCTATAATTACATTTTTGGTATGGGCCATTTGGGGTCCTGAACCTGCGTATGTATATGCTTTGGTGAACGCAATTGCAGTTTTGATAATCGCCTGCCCTTGTGCTCTAGGTTTGGCAACGCCAATGTCCGTTATGGTGGGTGTGGGCAAAGGAGCTCAGAATGGGGTATTGGTCAAAAATGCCGAAGCTTTGGAAAAAATGTACAAAGTAGATATGTTGATTGTTGATAAAACGGGAACGATTACCGAAGGAAAACCCACCGTGGAAGCCATTGGCACGTTTAAAGGCGAATATTCCGAAAAAGAAATATTGCAGTTAATAGCTTCTTTGAACAGTTCCAGTGAACACCCTCTTGCGGAAGCTACCGTAACATACGGGAAAGAACAAGGCGTAGAAATCTTGAAGACCGATAGTTTTAATGCCGTAACCGGAAAAGGGGTAGAAGGTAAAATAGAAGGGAAGAAAGTTGCTTTGGGCAATTTAAAAATGATGGAGCATGCAAAGGCCTCTTTAGGAGCAAACCTGAAGCATGAAGCCAACGAGCAACAGAAAAAAGGCAAAACGGTATCGTATTTATCCGTAGGTGAGCAGGTGGTGGGTTATGTTGTTATTGGCGATAAAATCAAAGGAACAAGTGCTCAAGCAATTCAGGTTCTTCAGGAGAAGGGTATAGCTGTGGTAATGCTAACAGGAGATAATCATGATACCGCCAAAGCAGTTGCCAAAGAACTTAAGCTTGCGGATTTTAAAGCAGGAATGCTTCCTGAGGACAAGTTAAACGAGGTAAAAAGGTTGCAAGAACAAGGTAAGGTAGTCGCTATGGCAGGTGATGGAATAAACGATGCCCCAGCGTTGGCAAAAAGCGATGTGGGTATTGCTATGGGAACCGGAACCGATGTGGCTATAGAAAGTGCGATGATAACTTTGGTAAAAGGCGATTTGCACGGCATTGTAAAAGCAAGAAATTTAAGTGAGGCCGTAATGAAGAGCATCAGGCAAAACCTGTTTTTTGCCTTAATCTATAACACCGTTGGTATTCCTATTGCCGCAGGAGTTTTGTTTCCTGTATTCGGTCTTTTATTATCACCAATGATTGCTGCTCTTGCCATGAGTTTTAGTTCCGTTTCTGTAATTGCGAATGCATTGAGGCTAAGAACAGTAAAAATAGATAGTTGA
- a CDS encoding LacI family DNA-binding transcriptional regulator, whose amino-acid sequence MDKKQTTLKDIAAKLNVSISTVSRALQGNTRISAQTREKVLELAQEYNYFQTKHINPFSKKKIQAVGVIVPSIKYHLYAMAISGIEEVLEKHQMQIIICQSNESYEREKILVKELMDIGVSGLIVSLASETKEFDHFLEAKKRKIPLVFFNRLCDEVESDKVIIDNFKAAYDATQHLISVGCKRIAYIGGPEMLQISSTRLLGYKKALIDADIPVDEKFIETTDFTREGNLSTARKLLYSPEHADGVLAFSDQVAIGVMLAAKERGLKMAEDIAIIGFNNEPIDELLEPSLTSIDQPSYEMGVESANLILDRIENYEKEDSRKVLKSELVIRNSTNKNKL is encoded by the coding sequence TTGGATAAAAAACAAACGACCTTAAAGGATATTGCCGCGAAACTTAATGTTTCTATTTCTACCGTTTCTAGAGCATTACAGGGCAATACCCGCATCAGCGCACAAACCCGGGAAAAAGTTCTTGAACTGGCGCAAGAGTACAATTATTTTCAGACCAAGCATATCAACCCCTTTTCTAAAAAGAAGATACAAGCGGTAGGGGTTATTGTACCGAGTATAAAGTATCACCTCTATGCCATGGCCATTTCAGGTATTGAGGAAGTCCTGGAAAAACACCAGATGCAGATAATCATCTGTCAATCGAACGAGTCGTACGAGCGAGAAAAAATATTGGTCAAAGAATTGATGGATATAGGAGTGTCCGGACTCATAGTTTCTCTGGCAAGCGAAACCAAAGAGTTCGACCATTTTCTGGAAGCTAAAAAAAGAAAAATACCATTGGTGTTTTTTAACCGCCTTTGCGATGAGGTCGAATCGGACAAGGTAATCATCGATAATTTTAAAGCGGCCTACGATGCAACCCAACATTTAATATCAGTAGGGTGTAAACGCATTGCCTATATTGGAGGACCAGAAATGCTACAGATAAGCTCTACCCGTCTTTTGGGTTATAAAAAGGCTTTGATAGATGCTGATATTCCTGTGGATGAAAAGTTTATTGAAACTACAGATTTCACACGAGAAGGAAATTTAAGTACTGCTAGAAAATTGTTGTACTCTCCAGAACATGCAGACGGAGTACTGGCATTTAGTGATCAAGTAGCAATAGGGGTAATGCTCGCCGCAAAAGAGCGAGGTTTGAAAATGGCCGAAGATATTGCAATTATAGGCTTCAATAACGAACCTATAGACGAGCTTTTAGAACCCTCTCTTACCAGTATAGATCAGCCCAGTTATGAAATGGGTGTAGAATCCGCAAACCTAATTCTAGATAGAATCGAAAACTACGAAAAGGAAGATTCACGTAAGGTCTTAAAATCAGAATTGGTGATTCGTAATTCTACGAATAAGAATAAATTGTAG